The uncultured Bacteroides sp. genome includes the window TTGCGCAACCTGGATGCTTTCAGCCAAACCGGCATTGTTGCTCACTATAGTGATATAAGTGGAGCCCGCACGGCCATGCAACGAGGCGAAATATACGGGTTCTTTTACATACCTAAAGATTTATCGTCCAAAGCCCAGAGCCAACGCCAGCCTAAACTCTCTTTTTACACCAACAATTCTTACCTCATTGCCGGTTCACTGCTATTCAAAGACATGAAAATGATGGGAGAACTGGCTTCGGGGGCAGCTACCCGATCCGTACTTTATGCAAAAGGAGCTACCGAAGAGCAAGCCATGGCTTTTCTGCAACCCATTGTAATTGATGCACACCCGATAAACAACCCATGGCTCAACTACTCGGTTTATCTCTGCAACACGCTCGTTCCGGGAGTTTTAATGTTGATGATATTCATGATAACCGTCTATTCCATCGGGGTGGAAATAAAAGACCGCACCGCCCGCGAATGGTTACAAATGGGTAATAATTCAATCTATATTTCCTTAACCGGCAAGCTATTTCCGCATACGGTCATATTCTCTATCATGGGCATTTTTTATGATGTCTACCTATACGGCTATCTCCACTTTCCGTGTAATAGCGGAATCATGCCGATGATATTGGCCACATTGCTATTAGTGCTTGCATCACAATGTTGTGGAATCATCATGATCGGTACATTCCCCTCCCTACGACTCGGATTAAGTTTCGCTTCTTTATGGGGAGTCATTTCGTTCTCTATTTCAGGCTTTACATTTCCGGTAATGGCCATGCATCCCGTACTTCAGGCTTTGTGCAATCTCTTCCCGTTAAGGCACTACTTTCTCATTTATGTAGATCAGGCCCTCAACGGTTATAGCATGGTCTATTCCTGGCCCAATTACATGGCATTGCTTATATTTATAATGTTGCCTTTTATTGTAATTAACCGATTGAAAAAGGCTTTAATATTTTATAAATACATGCCCTGATGAAAGACATAAAGCTCAAAGACAAAATAACCGAAGGCATTAATGATTTGCTATACATCTGGAAACAAGAGTTTCGCACTACCTTTCGCGACCAAGGTGTATTGATCTTCTTCATTCTGGTGCCTTTAATGTACCCGCTCCTCTACGGTTTCATTTATACCAACGAGGTGGTAAGGGAAGTTCCGGCCGTTGTGGTCGACAATTCACATTCTTCCATGAGCCGTGAATATCTGAGGAAAGTTGACGCTACCCCCGATGTAAAAATCATATCGTACTGCAGTGATATGGAAGAGGCCAAGCAAGCACTAAGAGAACGTAAAGCTTATGGAATTATATACATACCGGATGATTTCAGTGACAACATAGTACGTGGCATACAGACGGAGGTTAGCCTGTATTGTGATATGAGCGGTCTGCTTTATTATAAAAACTTACTTATAGCTAACACAGCGGTATCTCTGGAGATGAACAAAGATATTAAGGTGGTACGCGCAGGAAATACCACAAACCGGCAGGATGAGATTACCGCCTATCCCATTGAATACGAAAATGTGGCCATCTTCAACCCAACAAACGGGTTTGCTGCTTTCCTTATTCCTGCCGTACTGATGCTTATCTTACAACAAACACTCCTGCTGGGCATAGGGCTGTCTGCCGGTACAGCACGAGAACATAATCGTTTTAAAGATCTGGTGCCTATCAACCGGCATTACAACGGAACCCTGCGTATTGTGCTCGGCAAAGGCCTCAGCTATTTTATGGTTTACGCCGTTATGGCATCCTATGTGCTTTGTGTGGTTCCCCGCATATTCAGCCTCAATCAAATTGGATTGCCCGGTAATCTGATTGCCTTTATAATTCCTTATCTGTCGGCTTGCATCTTCTTTGCAATGACAGCATCCATTGCCATACGCAATAGAGAAACGTGTATGCTACTTTTTGTTTTCACCTCCGTACCCTTGCTCTTTATCTCCGGCATTTCGTGGCCGGGAGCAGCTATACCGGTTTTTTGGAAATACATCTCCTATTTGTTCCCGTCCACTTTCGGAATCAACGGATTTGTTCGCATCAACAATATGGGAGCTAGCCTGAGCGATGTTTCTTTTGAATATCAAGCTTTGTGGTTGCAAACAGGGGTTTATTTCCTTACCACTTGCTGGGTTTATCGATGGCAAATCATCATGAGTCGCAAACATGTGATAGAGAAATACAAGGAATTAAAAGCCAGAGCAAACTAACTACGCAGCCCATATGTTTTTACCCATCTGACACATTTTTAAGTGTCTGCGTGGTTATTTAGAGATTATCATGTACATTTGTGACTTAAAATCATTTATAAAACCCCAATGAAAGAATTTATCCGAGTACTCAGACGTTTCGTACCCCCGTATAAAAAGTATTTGCTTCTCAGTATTTTATTCAATATCTTATCTGCCATATTGAATGTCTTTTCCTTCACATTAATCATTCCTATTCTGCAAATACTATTTAAGCTTACCAATGCCAGCTACTCTTTCATTCCCTGGAATGATGCAAGTATGGGACTAAAAGATATTGCAATAAACAACTTTTACTATTATATAACAGAACTGATCAAAAACTACGGAGAAAGTAACACCTTGTTGATACTTGGTTTGTTTCTGGCTGTAATGACCTTTTTTAAAACGGGATGCTACTTCCTTTCTTCGGCAACCATGATTCCCATTCGTACCGGAATTGTTCGCGACATACGTAATCAGCTTTACCGCAAAATACTATCGCTTCCTCTCAGCTTCTTTTCCGAAGAGCGCAAGGGAGATATTATCGCACGGATGAGCGGTGATGTGCAAGAGATCGAAACCTCTATTATGAGCTCTCTCGATATGCTGTTTAAAAACCCGATTCTTATTTTGGTTTATTTCGGAACGTTAGTCTCCATCAGCTGGCAGCTAACACTGTTTACCCTCGTTGTGTTACCTATTATGGGATGGATAATGGGAAGCGTCGGAAAAAGACTAAAGCGAAAATCATTGATTGCCCAGGGGCAATGGAGTGATTTGATGTCTCAAGTTGAAGAAACACTGGGCGGACTGCGCATTGTAAAAGCGTTTAATGCCGAAAAGAAAATGGATAAGCGATTCACTCATTCTAATGACGATTATCGGGGTACAATCGGACGTGTAAATACCCGTCAGCAATTGGCTCACCCATTAAGTGAGTTCTTAGGCACCATACTCATTGTCATAGTATTGTGGTTTGGCGGTACATTGATTCTCAATCACCACTCAACGATTGATGCTCCTTCTTTTATTTTTTATCTGGTAATGCTATATAGCATTATCAACCCGCTAAAAGATTTTTCGAAAGCAAGTTATGCTATCCCTAAAGGGCTTGCCTCCATGGAACGTGTAGACAGAATCATGTTGGCCCAAAACACGATGAAGATTAGCGAGCACCCCACTCCTATTTCCGGATTAAAAGAACAAATTGAATTTTGTGATGTTTCTTTTCAATATGACACACAACCCGTTCTGAAACATATAAACCTTGTTATCCCTAAAGGAAAAACGGTAGCCCTCGTCGGCCAGTCGGGGTCAGGTAAATCTACATTGGTCGATTTGCTGCCGCGCTTTTATGAAGCAACCCAAGGTGCAGTGCTGATTGATAAAATAAATGTAAAAGACACCACTCTCACTGACTTGCGCAGCATCATGGGTAATGTGAATCAAGATGCGATACTCTTTAACGATACCTTCTTTAACAACATCGCTTTCGGCGTAAAAGATGCTACAAGGGAACAGGTAATAGAAGCAGCTCAGATAGCCAATGCCCATGACTTCATTATGGCCAGTGAGCATGGCTACGAAACAAATGTAGGCGACCGCGGAGGTAAATTATCCGGTGGACAACGTCAACGCATCAGCATAGCGAGGGCTATTCTGAAGAATCCGCCCATCCTGATCCTAGACGAAGCAACCTCTGCCTTGGATACCGAATCAGAACGAATGGTACAAGAAGCGTTGGAGAATTTAATGAAGAATCGCACCACCATCGCTATTGCTCATCGCCTGTCTACAATCCGCAACGCCGATGAAATTTGTGTGCTACACGAAGGCGAAATAGTAGAACGGGGAAAGCACGAAGAATTATTAGCCCTCAATGGTTACTACAAAAAGCTGTGCGACATGCAAAGTTTCTAACTTCTTCACGGCATAATTGAATTTCCATCTCGCACTTAAACAAGCCCAAAAAGGAGCGCCATTCTTTAAGAAAATGGCGCTCCTTTTTGGGCTTGTTTAATCTATAATAAGACTCTCCTTTAATAAAAAAAGACTCTTCGGAATGAGCACGGTTGCTCATTAATATTATTTAACTCACTTATTGATTGTATATTACGAAACATTCGTAGATTTGTTGCGCAACCATAATTAAACATACGCTATATGGAAAAGTTGACTATACAAGAGGAAGAAGTGATGATTTATATCTGGGAACTGGAAAGCTGTATTGTAAAAGACATCGTAGCTAAATACCAAAAGCCGGCTCCGCCCTACACCACTATAGCCTCTATCGTTAAGAACCTCGAGCGCAAAGGCTATGTAAAGCCGCAACGCATAGGAAATACCTACCGCTACACACCGGCTATCAAACAGAACGAATACAAACGCATGTTTGTAGGCAATGTGGTTCAAAATTATTTTGAGAATTCTTATAAAGAGATGGTTTCATTCTTTGCCAAAGATGAGAAAATCTCAACCGAAGATCTAAAAGAAATTATTGAAATGATTGAAAAGCGAAAAGAATAATGTAATTCTTAAAAATCAAGACCATGAACCCTGATCTAACCTATTTACTGAAAGCAAACGTAGCCCTTGCCTTATTTTACGTTTTCTATCGGACATTCTTCGACAAAGATACTTTCTTTTATTGGCGTCGACTGGTACTGGTATGCTTCCTCCTCGTCTCTGCCCTTTATCCCATACTGAACATGCAGGAATGGATCAAAGGACACGAACCAATGGTAGTGATGGCAGATATATATGCCACTATTATGATGCCTGAAGTAACAATCGGGGTACAGCCACAAGCAGCCATCGATTGGCCAAACCTTATTCTATCAACACTCGGTTATATCTATTGGGGAGGTTTTATCTTGCTCAGCATACGGTTTTTGGTGCAACTTTTTAGTATCCTGCAATTAGTTATACACTGCCGTAAAGTAAGAATAAAAGGTGTCCGGGTATATTTGCTTGACAACCCTTCCGGACCATTCTCCTTCTTCCGATGGATATTCATCCATACAAATTCTCATACCGATAACGAACTGGAGGAGATATTAATTCACGAGCAAGCACACAGCCGCCAGTGGCATTCCGTCGATGTTATTCTCAGCGAACTGGTTAGCATCATCTGCTGGTTTAACCCTTTTGCCTGGCTCATGCAACGTGAAATAAGATGTAATTTAGAATATTTAGCCGACAACCACGTATTGGAAAGCGGACACGATAGTAGATCATATCAATATCACTTATTGGGATTGATCCATCAAACCAAGGCTGCAGCAACTTTATATAACAGTTTCAATGTTTTACCACTAAAAAAACGTATTAAAATGATGAATAGAAGACGCACTAAAGCCATTGGGAGAACTAAATATTTGCTATTTATTCCTCTAACCATACTACTGATGATTATCAGTAATATAGAATTAGTGGCACGAACAGCCAGGCATTTTACCAAAGAAATGATGCCTGCTGCCTCTCTCACTCAAGAGAATCCATCTTTTTCTGCCGAAGTAGGGAAGCAAAAAGAGGTACCGCTTAAACGTGATGTAGCGACTGCTATGCAGATAATCAACCAAAAAGATTCACTTAAAAAGGATTCCGAAGAAAGTCCTGTTTTCATGGTTGTAGAACAAATGCCGGAGTATCCGGGAGGACAAAAAGCATTAATGACGTTTTTGTCTCAGAATATTAAGTATCCGGCTATCGCAAAAGACCGGAAAATACAGGGACGCGTCATCGCTCAATTTGTAGTAGACAAGGATGGCAGCGTAAGCGAACCTCACGTAATACGTAGTATATCACCCGAACTGGATACAGAAGCACTGCGCGTAATAGCAATGATGCCCAAATGGAAACCCGGGAGGCAGAAAGGTCAGGAGGTCAGAGTAAAATATACTTTACCCATCAACTTTAACCTAAATACAGAGAAAGCCGACAAATTAATAAGCTATACGCCCGCCAGAGTAGGAACAACAAATCAAAACGTATATCAGGTTGTAGAAAAAATGCCCGAATTCCCCGGAGGACAAGAAGCTCTAATGCACTATTTGGCAAGGAACATTAGGTATCCGATAGATGCACAAAAAGCAAAAGAGGAAGGACGGGTCATTATCCAAATCATTATCGACGAAAAAGGCAATGTTACCTCTCCCAATGTAGTGCGAAAGATATCCCCTTCCTTAGACGCCGAAGCTATACGTGTTGTAAGCGACATGCCTAAATGGGAACCCGGCAAGCAGGATGGACAGGCTGTAAGAGTAAAATACACCATTCCTATCGCATTCAAACTAAGTGCTCCTACAAGTGAAAACAAAGCCGTAAACTAAAAATAAACTCACTACCGCAAAGAATCTTACCCTGGAAAAGGTGGTTCTTCTTCAATTTAGATGAAAAGCGCCATAACTTACCATTTATTCTTTGTGTAGCACATGTCTTTAAACGCGGATGGGGGCAGTACAAAAGCTGACCACCCTCATCCGTTTAAAGGTTTAATTCAATTAAGCGTGAAAACCTATTATGTGCCGTATTTCTTTTAATGTATTTATTGCACTTTCATGAGCCTTTTCAGCACCTGCCTTGGCTATATTATTCAATAAATCGACATTCGATGAATATTCTCTAATACGTTCGCGAATAGGAGTATTAAAAGCTGCTACATCTACTGCTATTTGCTTCTTTAAATCTCCGTATCGAATGGAACAGTCATTCCATTTATCGTTAAAATAATCATAAGTATCTTTTGTCGATACAATATCAAGGAAAGTAAAGAGGTTCTGAATAACTTCAGGCTTTTCACTATTTGGCATAGTCGGTCCGGAGTCGGTAACAGCTTTCATTACTTTTTTTCGGATGGTTTCGGTATCATCCATAAGATATATACAGTTACCTTCTGATTTTCCCATTTTCCCACTGCCATCTAATCCTGGTATTTTTACAGACTTGGTTGCTAGAGAAAACGATTGCGGTTCTGGAAAAAAATCCTTTTCATAGATGGTATTAAAACGTCGAGCAAATTTGCGGGCCATTTCCATGTTCTGCTCTTGATCTTTTCCCACTGGTACCTTTGCTGCGCGATGAATTAGGATATCAGCAGCCATCAGTGTTGGATAGGTCAACAAACCCACATTTACATTTTCCGGTTGCTTGCGTGCCTTTTCTTTAAAAGTAGTACATCGCTCCATTTCGCCAAGATAAGCATTCATATTAAGGTATAGATAAAGTTCGAGTACTTCCTTTACATCGCTTTGTATGTAAATAGTTGCTTTTTCCGGATTAATGCCGCATGCAAGGTATTCTGCCAGAATGGTATGTGCACTTTTTATGATGTTTTCCGGTTTTGGGCGAGTAGTCAATGAATGCCAGTCGGCTATAAAAAAGTAACATTTATATTCATTTTGCATTTGCAAAAAACTCTTCACCGCTCCAAAGTAATTGCCCAGATGTAGATTACCTGTTGGGCGAATTCCACTAACAACTGTTTCCATAAAACTTCATTTTTGTTTTCAGGGCAAAAATACATAAAAAGATTGAGATAGCGAAAGTCTGTTGAAGTGAATGGTTCCTTTGCACATCTATTATATTGATTATTCTTTAATTCATTATTATAGAACTCTTTGCTTTAAATAAGTGTGGACAATTGCGTTTATAAAATAATCCTGTATATTTGTGTTCCTAACGCTATAATAAGATGAAATTATGCTTGTACTTCTTTCTTGTGCGAAAATGATGACTCGTGCCTCTACAGTGACTCCTCCTTTCACCTCCATGCCTTTATTTAAGGAAGAGGCGTCGGCCGTTGCAGTGCAAATGGCTCAGTACTCAGTCGCTGATTTAGAGCTCTTATTGCATGTTAATGCTAAGATAGCAGTAGAGAACTATAAACGTTATCAATCATTTCATGCCGATGAAAAAGAGGGGCTTGCTGCTCTTCTGGCATATACTGGCATTGTCTTTAAGCACTTAGATCCGACTGATTTTACAGATGAAGATTTTCTGTATGCTCAAGAGCATTTGAGAATTACTTCTTTCTGTTATGGGTTGCTTCGCCCGTTAGATGCTATTCATTCTTATCGACTGGAGGGACATGCAAAATTGGCTGGATTTGGAGGGCAGACGGTATTTTCGTTTTGGCAATTTCGGTTGACGGATGTCTTTATTGATATAATAAAAGCGAATGGCGGAGTGCTTGTATACTTAGCGAGTGATGAAATGAGAGGCCTCTTCAATTGGTCAAAGATACTGAAGGAAGTTAAGGTTATTGTGCCTGAGTTTCATTTATGGAAAAACGGGAAACTATCTACCATAGTAGTATATACGAAAATGGCTCGCGGTGAGATGGCACGCTTTATTCTTAAGAATAGAATCGAAGATTTGAATGAATTGAAATCTTTTAGTTGGGAAGGTTTCGTTTATAGTGACATCAATTCAGATGGGAGTAAGTTGGTGTATGTTATGGGTGTAAAATGAGTTTAGGCATGGCTTTTTTATTTTCATGTGTTTCTGAAATAAGACGAAGGTTTGAGGGTCTTTAGTTTTGTGCAGTATAAAAATATCTTTCCTCTTTTCATTACGCTCTGATTATCAGCCTGTTCTTAATTGAATGATATTTTTTGGGGAAAATAACAAGCAATTGTTTTGGACATTTAAGGAAAACATGTATCTTTGCATCGCTTTTGAAACGGAAGTGCATCGGGCGTTTAGCTCAGCTGGTTCAGAGCATCTGCCTTACAAGCAGAGGGTCGGGGGTTCGAATCCCTCAACGCCCACAATATTCTAGTCACTTCTGTTAACATAAGGGCGTTTAGCTCAGCTGGTTCAGAGCATCTGCCTTACAAGCAGAGGGTCGGGGGTTCGAATCCCTCAACGCCCACCCAAAGGCAAAAAGGTCGAAAGACAGAAAAAGCCAATTAAAGACATAAAGTCTGTTAGTCAGTAGATTAGCAGACTTTTTTTATTCTACCCTCGGACAATAAAAATCAATTTAGGGCTCATCCGATATATTCAACATTTCCACAAGAAACTTGAGATAATACCAGAAATCAGCAAGCAGATAGAATTAAAAAGATGAAAATTATGCTGCATCCGATAAGTTAATTTATGATTATGCGCAAACACAAATTATTCTTATCCACTTCATGATCTTTTACCTGCAATACTAAGGATAAAAAAGAAAACTATTTGAATAGCTTTTCTATATCCTCTTCTTTAATTGTAGCTAATATAGTATGACCATCAGGAGTGAAATTAGGTGTATGACAAGCAAAAAGATTATCAATCAGATTTCCAATTTCTTCATCACCAAGAGCTTGACCGTAAACTATAGCAGCAGCACGAGCGAGAGTCAAAGCCAAAATGCTTTGTACTTCTTCTTTCACATCACTCCCTTTCTCTAAAGCCGTATGAAGCATACTGTGTACCAATTCTACAGGATCTATCCCTTCAATGCCAGAGGGAATACCATTAACAGCATAACTACCCCCACCTAGATCGCTCAGATCAAACCCTACAGCAGATAAATCATCTATTATACCTCGCAAAATGGCAACCTCGGATGCTGGGAGTTGTAGTATTTCAGGAAAAAGAACACCCTGCGAAACACCTTGTCTTTGGCTAATTTGAGAAATATATCTATCAAATAAAACCCGAATATGTGCACGATGTTGGTCGATAATCATCAAACCTGATTTTACTGAAGTTAGCACAAACCGTCCTTTAAACTGTATGTGTTGAGCGCTCTTCTCTATAATAACTTCATTAGCATAGAGAGGCAATGCGGAAGAATTAACTTTCTGAGAAACAGCGTCTAAACCAGAAAAGCCCTCCAAAGCAGATTCCGGTTTTATTTCCGCATCATTTACCCTACTCGCCTTTTCAAGTCCACCATACAAATCTTCCCAATTCACGCTAGGACGAGAATATCCTCCCCCAGAAGATTTAAAGGGATTAAATTCTGAATTATAATGTACTTTGGGAGCTTCTATTTGCCTATTCTGCTCAAGGACCGGAATATCGGGCATTCCTTCCATATCAAAATCAATAGAAGGAACAGCATTAAACTTACCCAGTGATTCCTTAACAGTCGCTGCCAAGATTTGCCAAATGGCTTGCTCATTCTCAAACTTAATTTCTGTTTTTGTCGGATGTATATTCACATCAATACTCGTTGGATCCACCTCAAAATAAAGGAAATAAGACACTTGTTCACCATGTGGGATGAGATGTTCATAAGCATCAGCTACAGCCTTATGAAAATAAGGATGCCGCATGTAACGACCATTCACAAAAAAATACTGGTGTGCTCCTTTCTTTCTCGCTGTTTCGGGATGAGCAACAAAGCCAGATACCTTTACCATCGTTGTTTCTGCTTCAACCGTTAGTAATTGCTGATTTAACTTCTTTCCGAAAACAGAAAGAATACGCTGACGCAAAGAGGATACCGGAAGATTAAATAATTCAGAATCATTACTATATAGTGAAAAGGCTACATCCGGATGTACTAAAGCGATACGTTCAAATTCGGCTAAAATATTACTAAGTTCCGTAGAATTAGCCTTAAGAAACTTACGACGAGCAGGAATATTATAAAACAAATTTTTGACCGAGAAATTGCACCCTTTAGAACAAGAGACAACCTCTTGGCCCTCCACTTTAGAACCAGCCACAACAATTCTTGTACCTAGATCTCCAACCTTGGAACAAGTATTCAGTTCCACCTGAGCAACAGCAGCTATTGAAGCCAATGCCTCACCACGGAACCCCATTGTACGAAGAGAAAACAAATCAGAAGCTTCACGAATTTTCGAAGTGGCATGTCGTTCAAAAGAGAGACGGGCATCTGTTTCAGACATACCATCCCCATCATCAATAACCTGAATACTCGTTTTACCTGCATCTGTCACCAGCACATGAATATGTTGAGCTTTAGCATCAATTGAATTTTCTACTAATTCTTTAACAACAGATGCAGGACGCTGTATAACTTCTCCTGCTGCAATCTGGTTAGCAACCGAATCAGGTAAAAGATGGATAATATCACTCATAAATACTGAAATTTCAAGATATATTCCTTATCTAAAAAGTTTTAATACCTAATTTAATAAAATATCAGTTCATTTTATTAAGGGAAAAATGTTTAAAACTGCCAATTGCCTGTTTGAAGATAATGCCAGAGATAAAGCAATAATACTATTACAACAAGAATAAGGCCCAAATGTAGAGGGGTACGGCCG containing:
- a CDS encoding BlaI/MecI/CopY family transcriptional regulator, whose amino-acid sequence is MEKLTIQEEEVMIYIWELESCIVKDIVAKYQKPAPPYTTIASIVKNLERKGYVKPQRIGNTYRYTPAIKQNEYKRMFVGNVVQNYFENSYKEMVSFFAKDEKISTEDLKEIIEMIEKRKE
- a CDS encoding ABC transporter ATP-binding protein; translated protein: MKEFIRVLRRFVPPYKKYLLLSILFNILSAILNVFSFTLIIPILQILFKLTNASYSFIPWNDASMGLKDIAINNFYYYITELIKNYGESNTLLILGLFLAVMTFFKTGCYFLSSATMIPIRTGIVRDIRNQLYRKILSLPLSFFSEERKGDIIARMSGDVQEIETSIMSSLDMLFKNPILILVYFGTLVSISWQLTLFTLVVLPIMGWIMGSVGKRLKRKSLIAQGQWSDLMSQVEETLGGLRIVKAFNAEKKMDKRFTHSNDDYRGTIGRVNTRQQLAHPLSEFLGTILIVIVLWFGGTLILNHHSTIDAPSFIFYLVMLYSIINPLKDFSKASYAIPKGLASMERVDRIMLAQNTMKISEHPTPISGLKEQIEFCDVSFQYDTQPVLKHINLVIPKGKTVALVGQSGSGKSTLVDLLPRFYEATQGAVLIDKINVKDTTLTDLRSIMGNVNQDAILFNDTFFNNIAFGVKDATREQVIEAAQIANAHDFIMASEHGYETNVGDRGGKLSGGQRQRISIARAILKNPPILILDEATSALDTESERMVQEALENLMKNRTTIAIAHRLSTIRNADEICVLHEGEIVERGKHEELLALNGYYKKLCDMQSF
- a CDS encoding ABC transporter permease, with amino-acid sequence MKDIKLKDKITEGINDLLYIWKQEFRTTFRDQGVLIFFILVPLMYPLLYGFIYTNEVVREVPAVVVDNSHSSMSREYLRKVDATPDVKIISYCSDMEEAKQALRERKAYGIIYIPDDFSDNIVRGIQTEVSLYCDMSGLLYYKNLLIANTAVSLEMNKDIKVVRAGNTTNRQDEITAYPIEYENVAIFNPTNGFAAFLIPAVLMLILQQTLLLGIGLSAGTAREHNRFKDLVPINRHYNGTLRIVLGKGLSYFMVYAVMASYVLCVVPRIFSLNQIGLPGNLIAFIIPYLSACIFFAMTASIAIRNRETCMLLFVFTSVPLLFISGISWPGAAIPVFWKYISYLFPSTFGINGFVRINNMGASLSDVSFEYQALWLQTGVYFLTTCWVYRWQIIMSRKHVIEKYKELKARAN
- the trpS gene encoding tryptophan--tRNA ligase, which encodes METVVSGIRPTGNLHLGNYFGAVKSFLQMQNEYKCYFFIADWHSLTTRPKPENIIKSAHTILAEYLACGINPEKATIYIQSDVKEVLELYLYLNMNAYLGEMERCTTFKEKARKQPENVNVGLLTYPTLMAADILIHRAAKVPVGKDQEQNMEMARKFARRFNTIYEKDFFPEPQSFSLATKSVKIPGLDGSGKMGKSEGNCIYLMDDTETIRKKVMKAVTDSGPTMPNSEKPEVIQNLFTFLDIVSTKDTYDYFNDKWNDCSIRYGDLKKQIAVDVAAFNTPIRERIREYSSNVDLLNNIAKAGAEKAHESAINTLKEIRHIIGFHA
- the mutL gene encoding DNA mismatch repair endonuclease MutL, whose protein sequence is MSDIIHLLPDSVANQIAAGEVIQRPASVVKELVENSIDAKAQHIHVLVTDAGKTSIQVIDDGDGMSETDARLSFERHATSKIREASDLFSLRTMGFRGEALASIAAVAQVELNTCSKVGDLGTRIVVAGSKVEGQEVVSCSKGCNFSVKNLFYNIPARRKFLKANSTELSNILAEFERIALVHPDVAFSLYSNDSELFNLPVSSLRQRILSVFGKKLNQQLLTVEAETTMVKVSGFVAHPETARKKGAHQYFFVNGRYMRHPYFHKAVADAYEHLIPHGEQVSYFLYFEVDPTSIDVNIHPTKTEIKFENEQAIWQILAATVKESLGKFNAVPSIDFDMEGMPDIPVLEQNRQIEAPKVHYNSEFNPFKSSGGGYSRPSVNWEDLYGGLEKASRVNDAEIKPESALEGFSGLDAVSQKVNSSALPLYANEVIIEKSAQHIQFKGRFVLTSVKSGLMIIDQHRAHIRVLFDRYISQISQRQGVSQGVLFPEILQLPASEVAILRGIIDDLSAVGFDLSDLGGGSYAVNGIPSGIEGIDPVELVHSMLHTALEKGSDVKEEVQSILALTLARAAAIVYGQALGDEEIGNLIDNLFACHTPNFTPDGHTILATIKEEDIEKLFK
- a CDS encoding ABC transporter permease encodes the protein MKEIENKYIPLWLVMKRECRRLVSRPLYLFCMVIAPLFCYLFFTTLMEAGLPRNLPVAAVDLDNSSTSRQILRNLDAFSQTGIVAHYSDISGARTAMQRGEIYGFFYIPKDLSSKAQSQRQPKLSFYTNNSYLIAGSLLFKDMKMMGELASGAATRSVLYAKGATEEQAMAFLQPIVIDAHPINNPWLNYSVYLCNTLVPGVLMLMIFMITVYSIGVEIKDRTAREWLQMGNNSIYISLTGKLFPHTVIFSIMGIFYDVYLYGYLHFPCNSGIMPMILATLLLVLASQCCGIIMIGTFPSLRLGLSFASLWGVISFSISGFTFPVMAMHPVLQALCNLFPLRHYFLIYVDQALNGYSMVYSWPNYMALLIFIMLPFIVINRLKKALIFYKYMP
- a CDS encoding YaaA family protein yields the protein MLVLLSCAKMMTRASTVTPPFTSMPLFKEEASAVAVQMAQYSVADLELLLHVNAKIAVENYKRYQSFHADEKEGLAALLAYTGIVFKHLDPTDFTDEDFLYAQEHLRITSFCYGLLRPLDAIHSYRLEGHAKLAGFGGQTVFSFWQFRLTDVFIDIIKANGGVLVYLASDEMRGLFNWSKILKEVKVIVPEFHLWKNGKLSTIVVYTKMARGEMARFILKNRIEDLNELKSFSWEGFVYSDINSDGSKLVYVMGVK
- a CDS encoding M56 family metallopeptidase translates to MNPDLTYLLKANVALALFYVFYRTFFDKDTFFYWRRLVLVCFLLVSALYPILNMQEWIKGHEPMVVMADIYATIMMPEVTIGVQPQAAIDWPNLILSTLGYIYWGGFILLSIRFLVQLFSILQLVIHCRKVRIKGVRVYLLDNPSGPFSFFRWIFIHTNSHTDNELEEILIHEQAHSRQWHSVDVILSELVSIICWFNPFAWLMQREIRCNLEYLADNHVLESGHDSRSYQYHLLGLIHQTKAAATLYNSFNVLPLKKRIKMMNRRRTKAIGRTKYLLFIPLTILLMIISNIELVARTARHFTKEMMPAASLTQENPSFSAEVGKQKEVPLKRDVATAMQIINQKDSLKKDSEESPVFMVVEQMPEYPGGQKALMTFLSQNIKYPAIAKDRKIQGRVIAQFVVDKDGSVSEPHVIRSISPELDTEALRVIAMMPKWKPGRQKGQEVRVKYTLPINFNLNTEKADKLISYTPARVGTTNQNVYQVVEKMPEFPGGQEALMHYLARNIRYPIDAQKAKEEGRVIIQIIIDEKGNVTSPNVVRKISPSLDAEAIRVVSDMPKWEPGKQDGQAVRVKYTIPIAFKLSAPTSENKAVN